Genomic segment of Microbacterium sp. BH-3-3-3:
GCGCGCGCGCCTCGCGCAGGATCCCTGGGTCTGACACCCGGGAGCGGTGGCGTCGCCCGGCTCGCGGGTCGACCGGTCCGCGAAGGAGGACGGTGACCACGGGCTTAGGATGAGCCACCGTGGCAGCACAGTCTCGTAAGCGTTCGACGTCGTCCTCGAAGCGTCGCCCCGGCGGCAACCCCCAGAAGCCCAAGGGCGGTGCACCGCAGGCCGTCGCGCCGGCCACGGCACGCGACTGGATCGCGGCGGCCCGCATTCGCACGCTGCCGCTGGCCATCACCCCGGTGCTCATCGGCACCGGTGCGGCCACCCTCGTCGACGATCAGTTGCACGGGGTCATCGCCCTAGCCTGTCTCGCCGTGGCGTTCGCTCTGCAGATCGGCGTGAACTACGCCAACGACTACAGCGACGGCATCCGCGGCACCGACGACGTGCGCGTCGGGCCCGGCCGTCTCACCGGCGGCAAGAAGGCGAAGCCGCGGACGGTGCTGATCGTCGCGCTGGCGTTCTTCGCGCTCGCCGCCCTGATCGGGCTGGCCCTGGTCATCCGCACGGGGCAGTGGTGGTTGCTGCTGGTCGGCGCCGTCTGCATCGTCGCCGCGTGGTTCTACACCGGCGGCAAGCGCCCGTACGGGTACAACGCGATGGGCGAGCTGTTCGTCTTCGTCTTCTTCGGTCTCGTCGCGACCCTGGGCACGACGTGGCTGCAGGTGCAGTCGTTGCCGCAGGAGGCCTGGCTGGGCGCGGTCGCCGCGGGCCTGCTGGCCTGCGCGGTGCTGCTGGCCAACAACCTGCGCGACATCGAGCAGGACCGCCTCGCGGGGAAGCGCACCCTGTCGGTGCTCATCGGGCGCCGCGCGACGCAGATGTTGTTCACCCTGTTCGTCCTCGCGCCGTTCGGGATCGCGGTGTTACTCGCGTTCGTTTACCCGGTGGCGTGGCTGACCCTGGTCGCCCTGCTCGGCGGACTCGCGGCGATCCTCATCGTCTGGACCTACCGCACCCCGCGCGAGCTCATCACGGCGCTGCAGGTGACGAGCTTCACGTCGGTCGCCTACGGCGCCCTGCTCTTCTGGGCCTTCGCGTTCTGAGCCCCCGGCGGGTTCGCAGAACGCGCAGGGATCAGCGCAGCGGAGCGTCGCCTTCGGGAGTGCCGGTCGCGGGCGCGTCATCGTGCCGCGTGGCATCGACCACCGCGTCTTCGGTGTCGGCGTCGGTCTCGGCGCCCGTACGGCGCCCGGTGGCGGTGCGCTGCGCGCGACGCTCGGCCAGACCGCCGGTGACGCTGTCGAGCGGACGACGCAGGAACAACAGCGACAGGCTCAGTCCGATGAGGGCCGCGAAGATCGCCGCGAGCCAGGGCAACTCCTGGAACACGGGGAAGAACAGCAGTACGACCAGCGGTACGAGGAACGCGAGCAGTCGCAGCACGGTGTAGACGAGGGCCGAGCGAGCACGCATGCCCCCATCCTACGGCGGCCTCGGAAACCGCCGGCGCCCGGCCCGCGTCCAGCGGGCACACGTAGACTCAGGTCATGGCACGGTTGCTCCTCATCCTCGCGCTCGTGGCGACCGTCTTCTGGGTGTACACGATCGTGGACTGCGCCGTGCAGCCGGCGGGACGTCACCGCGGCGTCAGTAAGGGCGCATGGATGGCCATCGTCATCCTGCTGCCGGTGCTCGGCGGCATCCTGTGGTTCGTCATCGGCCGAGGTCGTGCGAGTCAGCCCGTGGTGAGACGCGCTCCCGACGACGACCCCGAGTTCCTGGGCCGTATGTCCGACACCGCGCGCGCCGATCAAGACGAGCGCATCCGGCGGCTCGAAGAAGAGCTGGCGCAGCTCGACTCCGAAGCCGACGACCCTCGCGCCCCGAAGCCCACCGACGACCCGGGCGACATCCCCGGCAAGGGCGACGACGACACGCTCGGCCAGCGCGGCTCCGTCGGCTGAACCATGACCTCGTCGAACGACCGCTCCGCCGCGCCCGCGACCGACGCCGCCGCCGCTCTGCTCGCGGGCCTCGTGTCGCGCGGGGTGCGGCACATCGTCGTCAGCCCCGGATCGCGCTCGCAGGCACTCGCTCTCGTCGCCGCCGACCTGGAACGCGCGGGTCTCGTGCACCTGCACGTGCGCATCGACGAGCGCGTCGCCGGCTTCACCGCCCTCGGGATCGGACGCGAGACCGGGATGCCGGCGGTCCTCGTCTGCACCTCGGGCACCGCCGTCGCCAACCTGCTGCCCGCCGCCCTCGAAGCCCATCACGCCGGGGTGCCGCTGGTGCTGCTCACCGCCGACCGGCCGCCCGAGCTGCGCGGCGTCGGCGCCAACCAGACCACGCGCCAGCCGGGGCTGTTCCGCTCGGCGGTGCGGTTCGAAGCCGACCTCCCCGTGCCCGAGACCGTCGACGACGACGGCTCATCCGTCCAGACCGCTGACGCGGATGCCCTCGCCGCCGCGACCCTCTCGGCCGCGCTCGGTGAAGGCGCCCGGGTGCCCGGACCCGTCCACCTGAACGTGCCGTTCCGGGAGCCCCTCGCCGGCGCCGCGCCCGCTTGGCTCGCCGCGCGGGCGGCATCCGGGATCGCCCCCTCGTCCGACGCGCAGAGTGATGCGCACGGCGACGCGGAGGCGTCGGGAGCGCTGTACCAGGGCGGCGGCGGCATCGGTGTCGCCGACGTGGCACCCGAGGTCGAGGACGCCCACACGCTCGCGCCGGGCCCGCGCACCGTGGTCGTCGCCGGAGCGGATGCCGGCGCGGCGGCCGAGCAGTTCGCGCACGACGGGGGCTTCCCGCTGGTGGCCGAGATCGTCAGCGGGGCTCGCTTCGGTCGGCAGATCGTGCACGGCTACCGGGCACTGCTGAACGATCCTGCCCTCGGGGGGCGCATCGAGCGCGTCGTCGTCTTCGGTCGTCCCACCCTGAGCCGCGAGGTGACGCGCCTGCTGTCGCGCGACGACGTCGAGGTGATCGCCGCCCGCGGCCCCGGAGAACCCGTCAACCTCAACGGCGCGACGATCGCCGTCGACCTGATCCGCCCTCACCCCTCGTCGGGAGACCGCGCCTGGCTGGGGGAGTGGATGCGCGCCTCGCGCGACGCTGCCGTCGACCTGTCGCCCCCCGCTCCCGATGCCGACGGCCTGGCCTCGGCCGTTCCGCACGAGCGATTGGGCGCCCTGAACGCCGAGGTGCAGGTCATCCGTGCCCCCCTCGACCGGGCGACCCTCGTCGACGCGGTCTGGCGGGCCACCTGGCCCCACGATCGCCTCATGTTCGGCTCCTCGCGTCTGGTGCGCGTGGCCGACGAGGTGCTCGGCGGCAAGAAGGTGGCCGTGCACTCCAACCGCGGTCTCGCCGGCATCGACGGCACCATCGCCACGGCGACCGGCGTCGCCCTCGCCAGCCAGATCGAGGAGCGCCCGGGCGTGACCCGCGTGCTGCTGGGCGACCTGGCCTTCCTGCACGACGTGGGCGCGTTGCTGCTGCCCCCGGGCGAAGACGAACCGCGCCTGCAGGTCGTGGTCGGCAACGACGGCGGCGGCACGATCTTCGACGGCCTCGAGGTGGCCGGCATCGCCGGCTCCGACGCGATGTCGCGCGTGCAGTACACCCCGCACACCGCGCGCCTCGAGCAGCTGGCCCTCGCCTTCGGCTGGGAGTACCACCGCTGCACCACCCGCGTCGCGCTCGACCAGGTGCTGACCTCGCCGACCGGCGGTCGCCAGCTGATCGAGGTTCCGCTGCCGCGTTGACGGGCGGGACGTCGACGCGTCAACCACTGGCGCGTGCCGCCGACGCCCCACACGATGGGGACATGAGCACACGCCGCAGATGGTCCACGCCCGCCTCCGACGCGCTGCGCGTCGAGCCCGGATTCCGCCTCACCGACATCGACCCGCGATCGACGCCCGGCTACGACGGCGACAAGACCGACGGCAAAGCCGACCTCGACGCGGGCCGTGAACCCCTCGAAGCCCTGCAGGAACGCCTCTTCGCTCAGAGCGTGGCGGGCACCGCGACCGGCTCGGTGCTGCTGGTGCTGCAGGCCATGGACACCGCGGGCAAGGGCGGGATCGTGCGCCACGTCGTCGGCACGGTCGACCCCCAGGGCGTGGAGCTCGCGTCGTTCAAGAAGCCCACCGCCGAGGAGCTCGCGCACGATTTCCTGTGGCGCATCGAGAAGCGCCTGCCCGACGCGGGCCACCTCGGTGTCTTCGACCGCTCGCACTACGAAGACGTGCTGATCGGTCGGGTGCGCGAACTCGCCCCCGCCGACGAGATCGAACGACGCTATGGCGCGATCGTGAACTTCGAGGCGGAGGCGGCCGATCTCGGCATCCGAGTGGTCAAGGTCATGCTGCACATCTCGAAGGACGAGCAGCGCGCGCGTCTCGCCGAGCGCCTCGACCGCCCTGACAAGCACTGGAAGTACAACCCGTCCGACGTCGACGAGCGGGCGCTGTGGGACGACTACATGCAGGCCTACCAGGTGGCGATCGACCGCACCTCGACACCCGTCGCCCCGTGGCACGTGATTCCGGCCGATCGCAAGTGGTACGCCCGCCTGGCCGTGCAGCAGCTGCTCATTGACGCGCTCGCCGACATCGACCCGCGGTGGCCCGCGGCCGACTACGACGTCGAGGCCGAGAAGGCGCGCCTCGCGGCATCGTGACGCCCAGCCGGGTCAGGCGAGGGCCTCCACGATGGGGCGGAACTTGACGCGGGTCTCCAGCAGCTCCGACTCGGGAACGCTGTCGGCGACGATCCCCGCACCGGCGTAGGCCGTGATCGGGGCGGTGGGCGACGACGGCGCCGCGCGGTCGACCTGCGCGCACCGCAGGGCGATGGCCCACTCGCCGTCGCCCGACGCCCCCGTCCACCCGACCGCGCCGGCGTAGCGGCCGCGATCGAAGGGCTCGAGGCGGCGGATGACGTCCATCGCCGCGGCGGTGGGGGTGCCGGCGACGGCGGCGGTGGGGTGCAGCACCGAGATCAGGTCCAACGACGACGCGTCTTCGCTGAGGGTTCCCTCGA
This window contains:
- a CDS encoding 1,4-dihydroxy-2-naphthoate polyprenyltransferase, whose amino-acid sequence is MAAQSRKRSTSSSKRRPGGNPQKPKGGAPQAVAPATARDWIAAARIRTLPLAITPVLIGTGAATLVDDQLHGVIALACLAVAFALQIGVNYANDYSDGIRGTDDVRVGPGRLTGGKKAKPRTVLIVALAFFALAALIGLALVIRTGQWWLLLVGAVCIVAAWFYTGGKRPYGYNAMGELFVFVFFGLVATLGTTWLQVQSLPQEAWLGAVAAGLLACAVLLANNLRDIEQDRLAGKRTLSVLIGRRATQMLFTLFVLAPFGIAVLLAFVYPVAWLTLVALLGGLAAILIVWTYRTPRELITALQVTSFTSVAYGALLFWAFAF
- a CDS encoding DUF4229 domain-containing protein, yielding MRARSALVYTVLRLLAFLVPLVVLLFFPVFQELPWLAAIFAALIGLSLSLLFLRRPLDSVTGGLAERRAQRTATGRRTGAETDADTEDAVVDATRHDDAPATGTPEGDAPLR
- a CDS encoding PLDc N-terminal domain-containing protein produces the protein MARLLLILALVATVFWVYTIVDCAVQPAGRHRGVSKGAWMAIVILLPVLGGILWFVIGRGRASQPVVRRAPDDDPEFLGRMSDTARADQDERIRRLEEELAQLDSEADDPRAPKPTDDPGDIPGKGDDDTLGQRGSVG
- the menD gene encoding 2-succinyl-5-enolpyruvyl-6-hydroxy-3-cyclohexene-1-carboxylic-acid synthase; protein product: MTSSNDRSAAPATDAAAALLAGLVSRGVRHIVVSPGSRSQALALVAADLERAGLVHLHVRIDERVAGFTALGIGRETGMPAVLVCTSGTAVANLLPAALEAHHAGVPLVLLTADRPPELRGVGANQTTRQPGLFRSAVRFEADLPVPETVDDDGSSVQTADADALAAATLSAALGEGARVPGPVHLNVPFREPLAGAAPAWLAARAASGIAPSSDAQSDAHGDAEASGALYQGGGGIGVADVAPEVEDAHTLAPGPRTVVVAGADAGAAAEQFAHDGGFPLVAEIVSGARFGRQIVHGYRALLNDPALGGRIERVVVFGRPTLSREVTRLLSRDDVEVIAARGPGEPVNLNGATIAVDLIRPHPSSGDRAWLGEWMRASRDAAVDLSPPAPDADGLASAVPHERLGALNAEVQVIRAPLDRATLVDAVWRATWPHDRLMFGSSRLVRVADEVLGGKKVAVHSNRGLAGIDGTIATATGVALASQIEERPGVTRVLLGDLAFLHDVGALLLPPGEDEPRLQVVVGNDGGGTIFDGLEVAGIAGSDAMSRVQYTPHTARLEQLALAFGWEYHRCTTRVALDQVLTSPTGGRQLIEVPLPR
- a CDS encoding polyphosphate kinase 2 family protein; this encodes MSTRRRWSTPASDALRVEPGFRLTDIDPRSTPGYDGDKTDGKADLDAGREPLEALQERLFAQSVAGTATGSVLLVLQAMDTAGKGGIVRHVVGTVDPQGVELASFKKPTAEELAHDFLWRIEKRLPDAGHLGVFDRSHYEDVLIGRVRELAPADEIERRYGAIVNFEAEAADLGIRVVKVMLHISKDEQRARLAERLDRPDKHWKYNPSDVDERALWDDYMQAYQVAIDRTSTPVAPWHVIPADRKWYARLAVQQLLIDALADIDPRWPAADYDVEAEKARLAAS